From a single Actinomyces viscosus genomic region:
- the rpsI gene encoding 30S ribosomal protein S9 encodes MAETTVDIDALDEENAPSSYTTETEESAPGRGQSITAPGSGLGRRKEAVARVRLVPGTGQWTLNGRSLEDYFPNKLHQQLVRAPFTILDLEGRFDVVARINGGGVSGQAGALRLGIARALNEIDREANRATLKKAGFLTRDSRIVERKKAGLHKARRAPQYSKR; translated from the coding sequence GTGGCTGAGACCACTGTCGACATCGACGCGCTGGACGAGGAGAACGCCCCCTCCAGCTACACCACCGAGACCGAGGAGTCCGCTCCGGGTCGCGGCCAGTCCATCACCGCCCCCGGCTCCGGCCTGGGCCGCCGCAAGGAGGCCGTCGCCCGCGTGCGCCTCGTTCCCGGCACCGGCCAGTGGACGCTGAACGGCCGCTCCCTGGAGGACTACTTCCCCAACAAGCTGCACCAGCAGCTCGTGCGCGCCCCCTTCACCATCCTGGACCTTGAGGGCCGTTTCGACGTCGTCGCCCGCATCAACGGTGGTGGCGTCTCCGGCCAGGCCGGCGCCCTGCGCCTGGGCATCGCCCGCGCCCTCAACGAGATCGACCGTGAGGCCAACCGCGCCACCCTCAAGAAGGCCGGCTTCCTCACCCGTGACTCGCGCATCGTGGAGCGCAAGAAGGCCGGTCTGCACAAGGCCCGTCGCGCCCCCCAGTACTCCAAGCGCTGA
- a CDS encoding MgtC/SapB family protein has translation MGALFSLDHVGVQVVAMTATFLLCLTLGAERHLRHKDAGVKTHVLVGLGSCLFTLVSAYGFAPITGSDISVDPSRVAAQIVSGIGFLGAGVIFVNNDTVRGLTTAATVWLSAAIGMACGAGMIPLAVTAVALDYVVVLLLGPLTSRLQRRRGEVTVRIDYEVGRAIMPEILQAATASGFTATLEETEMIRGEHGRTMNAVMRFHGQRPAAHLIEALSGLDGVDGVECLEGGRLD, from the coding sequence GTGGGCGCGCTGTTCAGCCTGGACCACGTGGGGGTCCAGGTCGTTGCGATGACGGCCACCTTCCTCCTGTGCCTGACGCTGGGAGCCGAGCGCCACCTGCGCCACAAGGACGCCGGCGTCAAGACGCACGTCCTGGTGGGGCTGGGCTCATGCCTGTTCACCCTCGTGTCCGCCTACGGCTTCGCCCCGATCACCGGTTCCGACATCTCCGTGGACCCCAGCCGCGTGGCCGCGCAGATCGTCTCCGGTATCGGCTTCCTGGGCGCCGGGGTCATCTTCGTCAACAACGACACCGTCCGCGGACTGACCACCGCCGCCACCGTCTGGCTCAGCGCCGCCATCGGCATGGCGTGCGGGGCGGGCATGATCCCCCTGGCGGTCACCGCCGTCGCGCTCGACTACGTCGTCGTCCTGCTGCTGGGGCCCCTCACCTCACGCCTGCAGCGCCGCCGTGGCGAGGTGACCGTGCGGATCGACTACGAGGTCGGCCGCGCCATCATGCCCGAGATCCTTCAGGCCGCCACGGCCTCCGGCTTCACCGCCACCCTGGAGGAGACCGAGATGATCCGCGGCGAGCACGGGCGCACCATGAACGCCGTCATGCGCTTCCACGGGCAGCGGCCCGCCGCCCACCTCATCGAGGCCCTCTCCGGGCTCGACGGCGTCGACGGCGTCGAGTGCCTCGAGGGCGGCCGGCTCGACTGA
- the rplM gene encoding 50S ribosomal protein L13, whose amino-acid sequence MRTYTPKPGDVEKSWYVIDATDVVLGRLAAQAATLLRGKHKPQFAPNEDCGDYVVIINADKVALTNGKADKKFAYRHSGHPGGLTAVSYRELLATRPERAVEKAIKGMVPHTKLGRAQLKKLKVYAGAEHPHASQNPKTFEITQVAQ is encoded by the coding sequence GTGCGCACGTATACACCGAAGCCCGGCGACGTCGAGAAGAGCTGGTACGTCATCGACGCTACCGACGTCGTCCTGGGTCGACTCGCGGCCCAGGCCGCCACCCTGCTCCGTGGGAAGCACAAGCCCCAGTTCGCGCCCAACGAGGACTGCGGCGACTACGTCGTCATCATCAACGCCGACAAGGTGGCCCTCACCAACGGCAAGGCTGACAAGAAGTTCGCCTACCGCCACTCCGGCCACCCGGGCGGCCTGACCGCCGTCTCCTACCGCGAGCTGCTGGCCACCCGCCCCGAGCGCGCCGTCGAGAAGGCCATCAAGGGCATGGTCCCTCACACCAAGCTCGGTCGCGCTCAGCTCAAGAAGCTCAAGGTCTACGCAGGTGCCGAGCACCCGCACGCCTCCCAGAACCCGAAGACGTTCGAGATCACCCAGGTCGCCCAGTAA
- the truA gene encoding tRNA pseudouridine(38-40) synthase TruA — protein MPRIRLDLAYDGTFFSGWAAQPGLRTVEGVLTDALATVLREPVRLTVAGRTDAGVHAAAQVVHLDTSPEAWTALPGRSERSPEAALLTRLAGVLAREAQESLPRTPRGAGDVVVTGARIVPEAFDARFGALSRRYAYRIADAAAPRDPARRATVLWVPDRLDVEAMAASAAPLLGEHDFLSYCKPREGATTIRTLRTLHWRRAETGSDAGLVVLSVVADAFCHSMVRSLVGAGLAVGQGRRPVTWPGELLAARTRDGAAPVAPPHGLTLEEVTYPGDEELAAQAERARTTRRLTC, from the coding sequence ATGCCACGCATCCGCCTCGACCTGGCCTACGACGGCACCTTCTTCTCCGGGTGGGCCGCCCAGCCCGGGCTGCGCACCGTCGAGGGGGTGCTGACCGACGCCCTGGCCACCGTCCTGCGCGAACCCGTCCGCCTCACGGTGGCCGGCCGCACCGACGCCGGCGTCCACGCCGCCGCCCAGGTGGTCCACCTCGATACGAGCCCCGAGGCCTGGACCGCGCTGCCCGGGCGCTCCGAGCGCAGCCCCGAGGCGGCCCTGCTCACCCGGCTCGCCGGTGTCCTGGCGCGCGAGGCCCAGGAGAGCCTGCCGCGCACCCCGCGCGGGGCCGGCGACGTCGTCGTCACCGGGGCGCGCATCGTGCCGGAGGCCTTCGACGCCCGCTTCGGTGCGCTCAGCCGCCGCTACGCCTACCGGATCGCCGACGCCGCCGCACCGCGCGATCCCGCCCGGCGCGCCACCGTCCTGTGGGTGCCGGACCGGCTCGACGTCGAGGCGATGGCCGCCTCGGCCGCGCCCCTGCTGGGAGAGCACGACTTCCTGTCCTACTGCAAGCCCCGCGAGGGCGCCACGACCATCCGCACCCTGCGCACCCTCCACTGGCGGCGAGCCGAAACGGGGTCGGATGCCGGGCTCGTCGTTCTGTCCGTCGTCGCCGACGCCTTCTGCCACTCCATGGTCCGCTCCCTGGTGGGGGCCGGGCTCGCCGTCGGGCAGGGACGCAGGCCCGTCACCTGGCCCGGTGAGCTCCTGGCGGCCCGTACGCGCGACGGCGCCGCCCCAGTGGCCCCGCCGCACGGGCTGACCCTGGAGGAGGTCACCTACCCCGGTGACGAGGAGCTCGCCGCCCAGGCCGAGCGCGCCCGCACCACCCGCCGACTGACCTGCTGA
- the glmM gene encoding phosphoglucosamine mutase, giving the protein MARLFGTDGVRGLANDLLTPTLAVQLGEAAARVLIKDTPATRRSRSVRPRAIVGRDTRASGEFLDHAISAGLASSGVDVTRVGVLPTPAIAHLTATQDIELGVMISASHNPFPDNGIKFIARGGYKLADAVEDEIEALLGKVNDRPTGSDVGRVIKGETVADQNYINHLVDSAATDLSGLRIVVDASNGAASVVGPAALRASGAEVIVINASPDGLNINDNCGSTHPEQLQNYVRAVGADMGVAYDGDADRCLAVDADGQLVDGDQIMGMLAIGMKADGTLGSDTLVVTVMSNLGLILAMREHGIRTVQTGVGDRYVLERMLQGGYTLGGEQSGHVIDTLHATTGDGVLTSLRVAARVKRTGKTLAELASVVTRLPQTLINVKNVDKGAASTNQSVQDAVASAEEELGETGRVLLRPSGTEPLVRVMVEAATQEEADRVARSLADTVKSNLSL; this is encoded by the coding sequence ATGGCTCGTCTCTTCGGAACCGACGGCGTACGCGGCCTGGCCAACGACCTGCTCACGCCCACCCTGGCCGTACAGCTCGGTGAGGCCGCGGCCCGTGTCCTGATCAAGGACACCCCCGCCACCCGGCGCTCGCGCAGCGTCCGCCCCCGCGCCATCGTGGGGCGTGACACCCGCGCCTCCGGAGAGTTCCTCGACCACGCCATCAGCGCGGGCCTGGCCTCCTCCGGCGTCGACGTCACCCGCGTGGGCGTCCTGCCCACCCCGGCGATCGCTCACCTGACGGCCACGCAGGACATCGAGCTGGGCGTCATGATCTCCGCCTCCCACAACCCCTTCCCCGACAACGGCATCAAGTTCATCGCCCGCGGCGGCTACAAGCTCGCCGACGCCGTCGAGGACGAGATCGAGGCCCTCTTGGGCAAGGTCAACGACCGGCCCACCGGCTCCGACGTCGGACGCGTCATCAAGGGCGAGACCGTCGCCGACCAGAACTACATCAACCACCTCGTCGACTCCGCCGCTACCGACCTGTCCGGGCTGCGCATCGTCGTCGACGCCTCCAACGGCGCCGCCTCCGTCGTCGGCCCTGCTGCGCTGCGCGCCTCAGGCGCCGAGGTCATTGTCATCAACGCCTCCCCGGACGGCCTCAACATCAATGACAACTGCGGCTCCACCCACCCCGAGCAGCTGCAGAACTACGTCCGGGCTGTCGGCGCGGACATGGGCGTGGCCTACGACGGCGACGCCGACCGCTGCCTGGCCGTGGACGCCGACGGTCAGCTCGTCGACGGCGACCAGATCATGGGCATGCTCGCCATCGGCATGAAGGCCGACGGCACCCTCGGCTCCGACACCCTCGTCGTCACCGTCATGAGCAACCTCGGCCTCATCCTGGCGATGCGAGAGCACGGCATCCGCACTGTCCAGACCGGCGTGGGCGACCGTTACGTGCTCGAGCGTATGCTCCAGGGCGGCTACACCCTGGGCGGCGAGCAGTCCGGCCACGTCATCGATACTCTCCACGCCACCACCGGCGACGGCGTGCTCACCTCGCTGCGCGTGGCCGCGCGTGTCAAGCGCACCGGCAAGACCCTGGCTGAGCTCGCCAGCGTCGTCACTCGCCTGCCCCAGACGCTCATCAACGTCAAGAACGTCGACAAGGGGGCCGCCAGCACCAACCAGTCCGTGCAGGACGCGGTGGCGTCCGCGGAGGAGGAGCTGGGCGAGACCGGGCGCGTCCTGCTGCGGCCGTCGGGTACCGAGCCGCTCGTGCGCGTCATGGTCGAGGCTGCCACCCAGGAGGAGGCCGACCGCGTGGCCCGGTCCCTGGCCGACACCGTCAAGAGCAACCTCAGCCTGTAG
- a CDS encoding NAD(P)(+) transhydrogenase (Re/Si-specific) subunit beta has translation MMTQMVTLAPASSSELLTAAVPSLPSPVVLAYIAAAILFILAAAGLSRHETAVAGNVAGAVGMGVAVLAAIGLALSSHPARGVLPTLLLIAMGLALGSVIGLVVARRVAMTGMPQLIAVLNGLVGLAAVLVGYNSYVSPDALSASLGAFHLGEVFLGVFVGGVTFTGSILAALKLSGRVPGRPLTLPGRNVLNLAALVASLLLMVGFMSVPAGSGTGWALLAAMTAISLVLGAHLVLAIGGGDMPVVVSIMNSYSGWASAFTGFMVDNDLLIITGALVGSSGAYLSYLMCQAMNRSFVSVLLGGYGTDSTSAAAGGARHEGSVDETDATQVAHLLQASRRVVITPGYGMAVAQAQYPVATLTEMLRSEGVEVTFGIHPVAGRLPGHMNVLLAEAKVPYDIVLEMDEVNDSFDDVDVVLIIGANDTVNPAAQEPGSPIAGMPVLHVWEAGRVIVFKRSMATGYAGVDNPLFFRENTSMLFGDAKDTVEAIIRALE, from the coding sequence ATGATGACTCAGATGGTGACCCTGGCCCCGGCATCGTCGTCGGAGCTGCTGACCGCCGCCGTGCCGTCACTGCCCTCACCGGTGGTCCTGGCCTACATCGCCGCCGCGATCCTGTTCATCCTGGCCGCCGCCGGCCTGTCCCGCCACGAGACGGCGGTGGCCGGCAACGTGGCGGGCGCCGTCGGCATGGGTGTGGCGGTGCTCGCCGCCATCGGCCTGGCCCTGAGCAGTCACCCGGCACGGGGCGTGCTGCCGACGCTGCTGCTCATCGCCATGGGACTGGCCCTGGGCTCGGTCATCGGGCTGGTGGTGGCCAGGCGCGTGGCCATGACCGGGATGCCCCAGCTCATCGCCGTGCTCAACGGGCTCGTGGGACTGGCGGCGGTCCTGGTGGGTTACAACTCCTACGTCTCCCCCGACGCGCTGTCCGCCTCGCTGGGGGCCTTCCACCTGGGCGAGGTCTTCCTGGGCGTGTTCGTCGGAGGGGTGACCTTCACCGGCTCGATCCTGGCGGCCCTCAAGCTCTCCGGCCGGGTGCCGGGGCGTCCGCTGACGCTGCCGGGTCGCAACGTGCTCAACCTGGCGGCCCTCGTCGCCTCCCTGCTCCTCATGGTGGGCTTCATGAGCGTGCCGGCCGGCTCCGGCACCGGCTGGGCACTCCTCGCGGCGATGACGGCGATCTCCCTGGTTCTGGGCGCCCACCTGGTACTGGCGATCGGCGGCGGCGATATGCCGGTGGTCGTCTCGATCATGAATTCCTACTCGGGGTGGGCCTCGGCCTTCACCGGCTTCATGGTGGATAACGACCTGCTCATCATCACCGGCGCGCTGGTGGGCTCCTCGGGGGCGTACCTGTCCTACCTCATGTGCCAGGCCATGAACCGCTCCTTCGTCTCGGTGCTGCTGGGCGGCTACGGCACCGACTCGACCTCCGCGGCCGCGGGCGGCGCCCGGCACGAGGGATCGGTGGACGAGACCGACGCCACCCAGGTGGCCCACCTGCTGCAGGCCTCCCGACGCGTGGTCATCACCCCCGGCTATGGGATGGCCGTCGCCCAGGCCCAGTACCCGGTGGCCACCCTCACCGAGATGCTGCGCTCGGAGGGCGTGGAGGTCACCTTCGGCATCCACCCGGTGGCCGGCCGCCTACCCGGGCACATGAACGTGCTGCTGGCCGAGGCGAAGGTCCCCTACGACATCGTCCTGGAGATGGACGAGGTCAATGACTCCTTCGACGACGTCGACGTCGTCCTCATCATCGGGGCCAACGACACGGTGAACCCCGCGGCCCAGGAGCCGGGCTCACCGATCGCGGGCATGCCGGTGCTGCACGTGTGGGAGGCCGGACGGGTCATCGTCTTCAAGCGGTCCATGGCCACCGGCTACGCCGGGGTGGACAACCCGCTCTTCTTCCGGGAGAACACCTCGATGCTCTTCGGCGACGCCAAGGACACGGTCGAGGCCATCATCCGGGCCCTGGAGTAG
- a CDS encoding ROK family protein, giving the protein MSTTTLSVDCGGGGIKASVLDAEGNIISRAVRTPTPYPLPPTKLVETIASLASQLPGADRVTVGMPGMIRHGVVIATPHYITRDGPRSKVLPELVEAWARFDMGTGVSTALGIPSLVLNDAEVAGAGVVTGHGLEMIVTLGTGLGNAVFDNGVLAPHVEVSQGPVRWGLTYDDYIGEHERLRLGDAHWSRRVRRVVDALRPMYLWDRLYLGGGNSRRITAAQLGKIGDDVVVVPNEAGMTGGARCWDMARP; this is encoded by the coding sequence GTGAGCACAACGACTCTGTCCGTGGACTGCGGCGGCGGCGGCATCAAGGCCTCGGTGCTCGACGCCGAGGGCAACATCATCTCCCGCGCCGTGCGCACCCCGACCCCCTACCCGCTGCCGCCGACGAAGCTGGTGGAGACCATCGCCTCCCTGGCCTCCCAGCTGCCGGGCGCGGACCGGGTGACGGTGGGGATGCCGGGCATGATCCGCCACGGGGTCGTCATCGCCACGCCCCACTACATCACCAGGGACGGACCGCGCTCCAAGGTGCTTCCCGAGCTGGTGGAGGCCTGGGCCCGTTTCGACATGGGCACAGGTGTCTCCACCGCGCTGGGCATCCCCTCCCTGGTCCTCAACGACGCCGAGGTCGCCGGGGCCGGCGTCGTCACGGGCCACGGCCTGGAGATGATCGTGACCCTGGGGACGGGGCTGGGCAACGCCGTGTTCGACAACGGCGTGCTGGCCCCGCACGTGGAGGTCTCCCAGGGGCCGGTGCGCTGGGGCCTGACCTATGACGACTACATCGGCGAGCACGAGCGCCTGCGCCTGGGCGACGCCCACTGGTCGCGCCGGGTGCGCCGCGTCGTCGACGCCCTGCGCCCGATGTACCTGTGGGACCGTCTCTACCTGGGCGGCGGCAACTCGCGCCGGATCACGGCGGCCCAGCTGGGCAAGATCGGCGACGACGTCGTCGTGGTCCCCAACGAGGCCGGCATGACCGGTGGCGCCCGCTGCTGGGACATGGCCCGGCCCTGA
- a CDS encoding Re/Si-specific NAD(P)(+) transhydrogenase subunit alpha — protein MRIGVPREPADQPRTAASPQTVERMTRLGYEVLVERGAGERAQFPDDAYEAAGAELAGGARVWGCEVVVSASAPSEEHLALMSRGAVLICRLDPARRPELLEALRERGITCLALDVVPRVSRAQSLDVLSSQANLAGYRAVIEAASHLGRLFSGQVTAAGKFPPATVYVIGAGVAGLSAIGTACSLGAQVRGSDVRPEVADQVRSMGAQFVPLPRAQEVSSDGYAKEMDADQAAAANALYARQAAESDVVITTASIPGRRAPVLLDRGAIEAMRPGSVVIDMAAATGGNTELTVPGEVVTTAGGVTIVGHTDLAGMLPSQASQLYGRNIVNLLGLLTPAKDGVLTLDLEDEVVRAITVTHDGEVMWPPPPIQVSAAVAPGHSAEAAADDAASQEAAREAARAAQARSRSRQWLGLAAASLVGAALVLVTPPAATSHYIVLMLSVILGFHVISNVTPALHTPLMSVTNAISGIILVGAISQVGNPHPLISAISLIAVVLATINIVGGFAVTHRMLAMFTKD, from the coding sequence ATGCGTATCGGAGTTCCCCGCGAGCCGGCGGATCAGCCGCGCACCGCTGCGAGCCCGCAGACGGTGGAGCGGATGACCCGCCTGGGCTACGAGGTCCTGGTCGAGCGCGGCGCCGGCGAGCGGGCGCAGTTTCCCGACGACGCCTATGAGGCCGCCGGGGCCGAGCTCGCCGGTGGCGCCCGGGTCTGGGGCTGCGAGGTCGTGGTGAGCGCCTCGGCCCCGAGTGAGGAGCACCTGGCCCTCATGAGCCGGGGCGCGGTGCTCATCTGCCGGCTGGACCCGGCGCGCCGGCCCGAGCTGCTTGAGGCGCTGCGGGAACGGGGCATCACCTGTCTGGCCCTGGACGTGGTCCCGAGGGTGTCTCGGGCTCAGTCCCTGGACGTGCTCTCCTCGCAGGCGAACCTCGCCGGCTACCGGGCCGTCATCGAGGCGGCCTCGCACCTGGGCCGGCTGTTCAGCGGGCAGGTGACCGCTGCGGGGAAGTTCCCGCCGGCGACCGTCTACGTCATCGGTGCGGGCGTCGCCGGGCTGTCGGCGATCGGGACCGCCTGCTCCCTGGGCGCGCAGGTGCGCGGCTCCGACGTGCGTCCCGAGGTCGCCGACCAGGTCCGTTCCATGGGGGCGCAGTTCGTGCCGCTGCCCCGCGCTCAGGAGGTCTCCTCCGACGGCTACGCCAAGGAGATGGACGCCGACCAGGCGGCTGCGGCCAACGCGCTCTACGCCCGCCAGGCCGCTGAGTCCGACGTCGTCATCACCACGGCGAGCATCCCGGGCCGCCGCGCTCCGGTGCTCCTGGACCGGGGCGCGATCGAGGCCATGCGCCCCGGCTCGGTCGTCATCGACATGGCGGCGGCCACCGGCGGCAACACCGAGCTGACGGTGCCCGGCGAGGTGGTTACCACCGCCGGCGGCGTCACCATCGTGGGGCACACGGACCTGGCGGGGATGCTGCCCTCGCAGGCCTCCCAGCTCTACGGGCGCAACATCGTCAACCTGCTGGGTCTGCTCACCCCCGCCAAGGACGGGGTTCTCACCCTGGACCTGGAGGACGAGGTGGTCCGCGCCATCACGGTGACCCACGACGGCGAGGTGATGTGGCCCCCGCCCCCGATCCAGGTCTCGGCCGCTGTGGCCCCGGGGCACTCGGCGGAGGCGGCCGCCGACGACGCGGCCTCCCAGGAGGCGGCCCGCGAGGCCGCCCGGGCGGCGCAGGCACGCTCGCGCTCCCGGCAGTGGCTGGGACTGGCCGCGGCGAGCCTGGTGGGCGCCGCCCTGGTCCTGGTGACGCCGCCGGCGGCCACGAGCCACTACATCGTGCTCATGCTCTCGGTGATCCTGGGCTTCCACGTCATCTCCAACGTGACTCCCGCCCTGCACACGCCGCTCATGTCGGTGACCAACGCGATCTCGGGGATCATCCTGGTCGGGGCGATCTCGCAGGTCGGCAACCCCCACCCGCTCATCAGCGCCATCAGCCTGATCGCGGTGGTCCTGGCCACGATCAACATCGTCGGCGGGTTCGCGGTCACTCACCGCATGCTCGCCATGTTCACGAAGGACTGA